AAAATGTATCACAAATGGCCTGTCAGAAAACCACGTCCATACAAAGATCGTTATGATCCAACTGTTCCACTTCTTACAGGTCAGCGTGTTATTGACACATTCTTCCCAATTGCAAAGGGAGGTACAGGATCAATTCCAGGTGCATTTGGTACTGGAAAAACTGTAACACTTCACCAAATTGCAAAGTGGGCTGACTCTCAAGTTGTAGTTTACATCGGTTGTGGTGAAAGAGGAAACGAAATGACCGAAGTACTCGTTGAATTCCCACACCTAAAGGATCCAAGAAGTGGAAAACCACTCATGGATAGAACTGTACTTGTTGCAAATACAAGTAACATGCCAGTAGCAGCAAGAGAGGCAAGTATCTACACAGGTGTAACAATTGCTGAATATTACAGAGATATGGGTAAAGACGTTGTACTTGTAGCAGACTCTACAAGTAGATGGGCAGAAGCACTCAGAGAAATGAGTGGTAGATTAGAAGAGATGCCTGCGGAAGAAGGTTATCCATCATATCTTGCATCAAGATTAGCAGAATTTTATGAAAGAGCAGGACGTGTTAGAGCTGCAGGAAGTCCAGATCGTGATGGTTCTGTAACTTTGGTAGGTGCAGTATCTCCATCAGGCGGTGACTTTACTGAACCAGTAACAACACACACAATGAGATTTATCAAAACTTTCTGGGCTCTAGATGCAAAACTTGCATACTCTAGACACTATCCTTCAATTAACTGGATGAACAGCTACTCTGGTTATCTTGCAGATATTTCAAAATGGTGGGGAGAAAACATCGACCCAGACTGGCTTAGCATGAGAAGTGAAGCATATGGAATTTTACAAAGAGAGGATACACTAAAAGAAATTGTTAGACTCTTAGGACCAGAAGCATTACCTGATGAAGAGAAGCTTATTCTTGAAGTTGCAAGAATGGTAAAGATTGGTCTATTACAACAAAACTCCTTTGATGATGTTGACACTTATTGCAGTCCAGAAAAACAATACAAGTTACTCAAACTATTAGTTGACTTTTATAAGAAAGGACAACAAGCACTCAAAGACGGTGCAGAACTTGCCGACATTAGAGCACTTAATGTAATTGGCTCATTACTCAAAGCAAGAATGGAAGTAAAAGATGATGAAATGCCAAAACTTGATCAACTAGCAAAAGATATGGATGAACAATTCAAATCAATTTCAGGAGTGAAGGTTACAAATTGACAGCAGAAGGTGGAGTTCAATATAGTAAGATTGCAGAAATCAAAGGTCCACTTGTAATTGTAGATGATGTTGAAAATGCAGCATTTGATGAATTAGTTGAAATTGAAACTAAAGATGGTGAAAGAAGATTAGGTAAAGTTCTAGAAGTTGGAAATGGCAAGGCCATTGTCCAAGTTTTTGAGGGAACAACTGGTCTATCTATTTCTGGAACCAATGCAAAATTCGTTGGTAAAGTCATGGAAATGCCAGTATCAAAAGAAGTTCTAGGTAGAGTCTTTGATGGACTTGGCAGACCAAAAGATGGACTTCCAGATCCAATTGCAGACAAATTTATCGATATTAATGGTGAGCCAATGAATCCTGAACAACGTGAATATCCAAAGGACTTCATTCAAACCGGCGTTTCAGTAATTGATGGAATGATTACCCTAGTTAGAGGACAAAAACTCCCAATCTTTTCTGGTTCAGGTATGTCACACAACTTGTTGGCAGCACAAATTGCAAGACAAGCAAGTGTTGTTGGAACAGATGATGACTTTGCAGTGGTCTTTGCTGCAATTGGTGTGCAATACAGCGAAGCAGAATATTTCAGAAGAAGCCTTGAGGAATCAGGCGCATTAAAAAGAAGTGTACTTTTCTTAAATCTTGCAGACGATCCTGCAATTGAGAGAATTATCACTCCTCGTGTAGCACTAACTGTTGCTGAATATTTGGCATTTGATCTTGGAATGCATGTACTTGTCATTCTTACAGACATGACAAACTATGCAGAAGCACTAAGAGAAATTAGTGCAGCAAGAGAAGAAGTACCGGGAAGAAAAGGCTATCCAGGTTATCTTTACACTGACCTTTCTACAATTTACGAAAGAGCAGGAAAACTAAACGGAAAGAAAGGAAGCGTTACACAGGTCCCAATCTTATCAATGCCATCTGACGATATTACCCACCCAATTCCAGATCTTACTGGATATATCACAGAAGGCCAAATCGTACTTGGCAGAGATCTCTTTAGACAAGGAGTCTATCCACCTGTCAACATTCTCATGAGTCTTAGTAGATTGATGAAGGACGGAATTGGTGAAGGAAGCACTAGGGAAGATCACGGAGAAATATCTAACCAGAACTATGATGCATACTCTAGGGCACAAGAAGTCAGAGCACTTGCAGGAATTGTAGGTAAAGCCGGCCTTACTGATATTGACTTGAAATACATGGATGTTGGCGATGTCTTTGAAAAAGAATTCTTGTCCCAAGCAACTGATGAAAATAGAACTATTGATGAAACACTAAGTATTTTGTGGAAAGTTGTATCTCAACTACCAAAGAATGAATTGACCAAGGTCAAAGACAAATTCGTAGAACAATATTATCAGGAAAAGTAGCAAAATGTCGTTTGGACAGAATGTAGCTGCAACAAAAATCGAACTTCTCAAATACAAACGTTCCAGCCAAGTTGCTACAATGGTTCAGAAAATTCTTGACGACAAACGTAAAGTTCTTCTAAAAAACATTGAAGAGATGATTGAAGAAGCCTCAAAAGCAAGAGGTGGAATATGGGATCCTCTTCAAGACATTTACAAATCTGTTAATGAAGCATATCTTGCATTAGGAACTGCAACAGTTGATTCTGTTGCCGAATCCACACCTCCTGTAATGGAAGTAGAAGTTAAAGTAAGAAGAGTAGTTGATGTAAAGATTCCAGCACTGTCTGTAACTGAAAAGGATACAAAATCAATGCCTTATGGATTTGCAGATACAAATTCTTCAATTGATAGGGCTGCAAAACAAATCAAAGAACTACTTCCAAAAATCTGTAAAGCAGCAGAGTATGAAAATTCCATCTTTAGCCTTGCAAAAGCATTAGAAAAAACACAAAAACTACTAAATGCACTTGAAAATGTCATTATTCCTCAATATCAACAAAGAATTAGATTTATTCTTGCTACTCTAGAAGAAAGAGAAAGAGAAGAATTCGCAAAGTTAAAAAAAGTAAAGGCTAAGATGGAGAGTAGAAAATAATGGCAAAAGATGAAATTAAAAAATTAGTTGAAGATTCTAAAAAACAACTAGATCAGGATCACGAAAATTTTGCAAAGTCTATCAAAGATGAACTTGCATCATTCAAAAAGAAAACACTTGATCGAATTTGAGTAAATTCACTCATCATGATTTAAATATGGAACTGGAGGAGCCGTATCGTAAATGAAACCTATCGTCTTGCTACTTTTGGCAGCAGCAGTAATATCCATTTCAGGATCTACTGGACTTGCATATGCAGCAGAAGGAGATGCAGCAGGAAGTTCTGACTCACTGAAAATTCTCGGTGCAGGTTTGGCATTCGGTCTTGCAGCTTTTGGTGCTGGTATAGGTTTAGGTCAAGTAGGTGCAGCCGGTCTTGCAGTCATTAGTGAGAACCCCGCATTACAGTCAAAAGTATTCATCTTCGTAGGTATGGTTGAATCAATCGCTATCTACGGTATAGTCATGATGTTTATCATCCTGGGACAATAGACCCAGAAGTACTATCTTTTTCAAATTTTTCAATTTTTAGTTTAGTTGTACTTTAGCTTGTTTACATCTAGAACTCTTGCACAATATCTGCACTTGAGAACCTGTCCTTCTTTGTCAATAACATCCATAACAGATTCAATGTGCTCAGTACTGTTTGTTATGCAATCAGGATTGGAACAACGAAAAATTCTGTCAATCTTGTTAGGAAGAGCAACCCTCCTTTTTTCTACAAGCTTGTAGTCCTTTATCATGTTGATTGTTGCCTTTGGTGCAATTACTGCAAGCTTGTTTGTATCATCATCTTTTAGAAACTTGTTTTCAACCTTGATGATGTCTTTTTTCTTAAACTTTCCACTTGGAACATTAAGTGCTATGGTAATTAGACTACCGTCCTTTCCATCAATTCTTAGGGCATTTAGAACTTGCAGTCCTTTGCCCTCGTTAATGTGGTCAATTACAGTACCCTCCTTAATCCGTCGAACCAAAAGTTCGGACTGTTCCATCAGAATACTTTGTATAGTCACCTGTATATATTATTGAAAGATGAACGAGTTCTATCAAAAAGACATTATCTCGATTAAGGACTTTAACAAAGACCAGTTAGAGAAAATTTTTACCTCGACTGATAAAATCATTCAGCTAAACCCTACTGAGAGAAGAGAAATTTCAAAAGGTAAAACCATGGCATACTTGTTTTATGAGCCAAGCACTAGAACGCGTCTGAGCTTTGATTCGGCAATGGCTTCAATTGGTGGAAATTCACTTGGTATTGCAGATATTTCATCATCATCAACTCAAAAAGGCGAGAGTTTGGCCGACACTGTAAAAATAATGTCCATTTATTCTGATGCACTTGTGCTTAGACATCCACTTGATGGTTCAAGCAGGTTTGCAGCAGAGGTTTCTTCAAAACCCGTAATCAATGCTGGAAGTGGAACTGAGGAACATCCAACGCAGGCAATTCAAGATTTGTACACAATTAGAAAAGAAAAGAAAAAGATTGATGGATTAAAAATTGGAATTGTTGGTGATCTAAAATATGGAAGAACTGTATATTCACTTTTGTATGGATTGGGAAATTATGACGTTGATGTACATTTAATCTCCCCAGAATCTCTGAGAATAAGATCTGATTCTGTATATGAAATCAAAAAGAGATTGTCTTTTACCGAGTCCACTGACATTGAAGAACACATTGATGATCTTGATGTTCTTTACGTAACTAGAATCCAAAAAGAAAGATTTCCTGATGAAGAAGAATATCTCAAGGTAAAGGGAAGCTATGTTGTTGGATTAGACTTGCTTCAAAAAATGAAAGACAATGCAATTATTTTACATCCGCTTCCTAGATTAGATGAAATATCTACAGATGTTGATGGAACAAAAAATGCAAAATATTTCCAACAAGCTGAATATGGAAAATATACAAGAGCAGCATTACTAGGACTAACACTAAATGAGGACGGTTTTTAATCCGTATTCCATATATCTAGAGACGTATTATCTATTCATAGTTTGACTGAAACGAAAACTATACCGATTTTTCCACTGGACTTGGTTCTTTTTCCTAGGCAAGAATTGCCATTGCGAATTTTTGAGCCTAGATACAAACAGCTTGTAGATGATTGCATGCTAGGTGATGGCCAATTTGGTGTTTGCCTAATTGATCAAAACAACACTATCAATGGATGGAATGCTCCAAAAACAATTGGAACAATTGCAAAGATTTCTAAATGTGAGGACGTGGAATTAGATGGACTTCAATTACACATAGAGAC
Above is a window of Nitrosopumilus sp. K4 DNA encoding:
- a CDS encoding V-type ATP synthase subunit A, which codes for MAAQGRIVWVSGPAVKADGMSDAKMYETVVVGNSKLVGEVIRLTGDVAFIQVYESTSGLKPGEPVIGTGNPLSVLLGPGIIGQLYDGIQRPLRELSKASGSFIGRGITTTPVDMTKKYHFVPTVSNGDVVHPGNVIGTVQETDLIEHSIMVPPDHPGGVISNIVSEGDYDLETEIAKTEKDGETTVLKMYHKWPVRKPRPYKDRYDPTVPLLTGQRVIDTFFPIAKGGTGSIPGAFGTGKTVTLHQIAKWADSQVVVYIGCGERGNEMTEVLVEFPHLKDPRSGKPLMDRTVLVANTSNMPVAAREASIYTGVTIAEYYRDMGKDVVLVADSTSRWAEALREMSGRLEEMPAEEGYPSYLASRLAEFYERAGRVRAAGSPDRDGSVTLVGAVSPSGGDFTEPVTTHTMRFIKTFWALDAKLAYSRHYPSINWMNSYSGYLADISKWWGENIDPDWLSMRSEAYGILQREDTLKEIVRLLGPEALPDEEKLILEVARMVKIGLLQQNSFDDVDTYCSPEKQYKLLKLLVDFYKKGQQALKDGAELADIRALNVIGSLLKARMEVKDDEMPKLDQLAKDMDEQFKSISGVKVTN
- a CDS encoding V-type ATP synthase subunit B → MTAEGGVQYSKIAEIKGPLVIVDDVENAAFDELVEIETKDGERRLGKVLEVGNGKAIVQVFEGTTGLSISGTNAKFVGKVMEMPVSKEVLGRVFDGLGRPKDGLPDPIADKFIDINGEPMNPEQREYPKDFIQTGVSVIDGMITLVRGQKLPIFSGSGMSHNLLAAQIARQASVVGTDDDFAVVFAAIGVQYSEAEYFRRSLEESGALKRSVLFLNLADDPAIERIITPRVALTVAEYLAFDLGMHVLVILTDMTNYAEALREISAAREEVPGRKGYPGYLYTDLSTIYERAGKLNGKKGSVTQVPILSMPSDDITHPIPDLTGYITEGQIVLGRDLFRQGVYPPVNILMSLSRLMKDGIGEGSTREDHGEISNQNYDAYSRAQEVRALAGIVGKAGLTDIDLKYMDVGDVFEKEFLSQATDENRTIDETLSILWKVVSQLPKNELTKVKDKFVEQYYQEK
- a CDS encoding V-type ATP synthase subunit D produces the protein MSFGQNVAATKIELLKYKRSSQVATMVQKILDDKRKVLLKNIEEMIEEASKARGGIWDPLQDIYKSVNEAYLALGTATVDSVAESTPPVMEVEVKVRRVVDVKIPALSVTEKDTKSMPYGFADTNSSIDRAAKQIKELLPKICKAAEYENSIFSLAKALEKTQKLLNALENVIIPQYQQRIRFILATLEEREREEFAKLKKVKAKMESRK
- a CDS encoding ATP synthase subunit C codes for the protein MKPIVLLLLAAAVISISGSTGLAYAAEGDAAGSSDSLKILGAGLAFGLAAFGAGIGLGQVGAAGLAVISENPALQSKVFIFVGMVESIAIYGIVMMFIILGQ
- the pyrI gene encoding aspartate carbamoyltransferase regulatory subunit, with the protein product MEQSELLVRRIKEGTVIDHINEGKGLQVLNALRIDGKDGSLITIALNVPSGKFKKKDIIKVENKFLKDDDTNKLAVIAPKATINMIKDYKLVEKRRVALPNKIDRIFRCSNPDCITNSTEHIESVMDVIDKEGQVLKCRYCARVLDVNKLKYN
- the pyrB gene encoding aspartate carbamoyltransferase, yielding MNEFYQKDIISIKDFNKDQLEKIFTSTDKIIQLNPTERREISKGKTMAYLFYEPSTRTRLSFDSAMASIGGNSLGIADISSSSTQKGESLADTVKIMSIYSDALVLRHPLDGSSRFAAEVSSKPVINAGSGTEEHPTQAIQDLYTIRKEKKKIDGLKIGIVGDLKYGRTVYSLLYGLGNYDVDVHLISPESLRIRSDSVYEIKKRLSFTESTDIEEHIDDLDVLYVTRIQKERFPDEEEYLKVKGSYVVGLDLLQKMKDNAIILHPLPRLDEISTDVDGTKNAKYFQQAEYGKYTRAALLGLTLNEDGF